The following is a genomic window from Adhaeribacter radiodurans.
ATATATTTAAATCTATATTCGTTCTTGTAGCCCTAGATTGATTTTCTTTCTTATACTTCCATTTATTAGAATCAAAATTAATAAAACCTAATTTAATATGAGAATCATTTATTGAAAACGAGTTGTTTAAATATGATACATTATGATTCCTGATTTCTAAAAGGCATTTTGAAATGAGGCAGTCAAAACTTATAACTATACCAAATGCTTCTTTTACATATTGTTTTAAATCGTTAATGGGAATAGAACTGCTTCCTAAATGTGCAGCTTGATGTCTTCTTAAGGCTGCATTTTTGAAAGAGTTATCAAGTGGTAACGAAGTTAAACCTAAACGACTTGAAACTATAGTCATTTTTCTCCAAGGATCTTTAATTAAAAAAGAGCTAAGTATTTCCTTAATTTCGTCGGCACTTATATTTGAGTTTTTATAACCAAATGCATATTGTGTTAACTCAAATGTTGGGTTCACTGTAGACGCAATTTTCCTTGCTTCATTTTGTATTAATTGTATTCTATCATTGATTGAAGTTTCTAATTTAGATACTCTATTTAATGAATTTAAAGTTTCTAATGTAGTTGATAATCTAATTTTTTCAGGTAAGCTGTTGAATGGAACTGTAGTTAATCCAATTTCCGATAATATTTCTCCTGTTCTAGATTTTATAAAGTCTTCTAGAGCAACAAAACCTACTACAGCAATTCCGTTCCTTAATATTTTTGCAATATTATTATGTTCAATGTGATTTGATGTTCTATCATTTAATGTATCAATTTCTAATGATTTTCTTATATGGATAATTCTATCTAAAAAATTCTGTTTTGCAGATGGCATAAAATTATATTAAACCATTTAATAAATCATAAATTTTATTAATCCGAATAGAAATATTGGCAGGGTTATTTGTCGCTTGACTAATGGATTTTACAAAATCAAAGTCGTTTTCAAAAAGTTGCTTTGTTCCTTCTAGGATCTCTTCGCTTTTCGTCTTAATTGTGCTAATATTGCCGTCAATTATTATCCTTGAAGTGGCTACCATTTGGGCGTCATATAATGGAGAAATCATTTGTTCCCGCCATGAATTTCCTGTGTATTTATGAAAAGATTTGTTATTCCAAATCAGCTTACATGATTCTATAGTTTCATTAAATATAAATCTTAAATCGCTAACTTTTCTATCATCAGGATTTCTATTTTCAGCCATATATTTATCCATTTCAATTGATAATACATTCCCAATGTTTTGCCATTTTTCATTAAGCGTAAAAAAACGTAAGACATGTTCAAGGTCATCCATGTTTCTAAAAGCATTACTGTTTTCATTATTGATCTTCAATCTGTCTTTTAGAAATTCGTTTTCAGATAATTCAAACAATAAATCATTAAATCTTCCAGAATAAGCAACATTTCTTATCTCTTGTGCCTTTAATTTTTCTCCTCCAGTATTTAATCGTAAGAAAACTTCGTATTTTAAATCTGGATCTGATTGCTTTAATAATGTTACTACCCTTAAGTAAGGCCTTACACTTAAGGCGTTTTTTATATTAGGAGGCAATTCAGAAAAAGTTAAACCATTTAATTCGGGAAACTTCTTTAAATCTTTTAAA
Proteins encoded in this region:
- a CDS encoding DUF262 domain-containing protein — protein: MENLNVLKKFTLAQESLVVQQSDFSLKIISEMVENGAVDIAPHYQRRERWDLNKQSSLIESFILNVPVPPVYLSEDDYGIYSVIDGKQRITSIRSFIKDQFPLKDLKKFPELNGLTFSELPPNIKNALSVRPYLRVVTLLKQSDPDLKYEVFLRLNTGGEKLKAQEIRNVAYSGRFNDLLFELSENEFLKDRLKINNENSNAFRNMDDLEHVLRFFTLNEKWQNIGNVLSIEMDKYMAENRNPDDRKVSDLRFIFNETIESCKLIWNNKSFHKYTGNSWREQMISPLYDAQMVATSRIIIDGNISTIKTKSEEILEGTKQLFENDFDFVKSISQATNNPANISIRINKIYDLLNGLI